The Vreelandella piezotolerans genomic interval GTCACGGTCATCGATATGCACCGTGGGGCAGCCGTCGATATCGAAGTCGACCGAGACCAGCGGACGCTGCGACGGCAGTTCGTTCAACAGTTTATTGTTGGGCATCAGGCCGTAGACGATGAAGCCATCGGCAATGTTGGCCGAGCCGGGCGGTTGTGATGCGTGCCCCCGGCCTGGAAGCAGCAGCAGGGTATGGCCATGGGCATCCAGGACTTCCGCTACACCGGAAAGAAACTCACTGGCGACGGCATCGTTCAAGCTGTAAGTCAGGCTTTCGGCCAGAATCACCGCCACGATGCTGGAGCGGCCGGTGCGCAGGCTGCGCGCTTTGGCATCGGGGCCGTTATACCCCAGGCGTTTGGCTTCTTTGAGAATGCGATCGCGCAGCAGCGGAGAGAGCTGGTCGGGGCGATTGAAGGCGTTGGAAATCGTCGCAGTAGAAACGCCGAGTTCGAGCGCAAGGTCCTTTAAGGTCATTCGGCGAGGGGTGGTCACGGAGCTTCCTAAACTGGTGAAGAGTATGGGCGGAGAGAGTGCGTGCCGGACGCCTTTACAGCGCAGGCTAATTATTGAATTGTCGCGCACAAGAATAACGGCCTTGACGGTCTGACGACTACCCTCTTTGCAAGGTGCCTCATCCAGCCAAGGCCGTTATGGGTCTTTCTATCCGTGTTTAAGCGGCCGAGCGCGCCTTGGCTAGTGTCAACGCGGCGCCGCTCTCATCGAACAGGTGGACGTGTTCGGTATCCGGTACCAGCGACACCTGCTGGCCCTCTTGCCACTGGCTGGGCGCTTCGCTGCGATGGATGAGCAGCGTCGAGCCCGCTTTCGGCTCCAGATAGACGTAGACCTCGTTGCCCAGGTACTCGACGTTGACGATATCGAAGCAGTTATCGCCTTGAGGCGCTTCCAAGCGAAGGTGCTCGGGCCGCACGCCAAGCGTGAGCGAGGTGCCCTGTGAGTAAGCGTCGCCCGCTTGGGGCAGTGAGACCTCGCCGATGCCCGCTGCTTTGACGCGGCAGCCTTCGGCGGCGCCGCTGATCAGCTCGGCGGGCATAAAATTCATGGTAGGCGAGCCAATGAAGCCCGCGACGAATTGGGTGGCCGGACGCTGGTACAGCTCGTGGGGACTGCCCACTTGCTCCACATGGCCCCGGTTGAGCACTACGATCTTATCCGCCAGGGTCATGGCTTCGACCTGATCGTGGGTCACGTAGATCATGGTAGAGCCAAGACGGTTGTGCAGGCGGGCGATTTCGTTACGCATCTGCACCCGCAGCGAGGCATCCAGGTTGGAGAGCGGCTCGTCGAACAGCAGAATGCGCGGCTCCCGCGCCATGGCACGTCCCATCGCCACGCGCTGGCGCTGGCCGCCAGAGAGGGCTTTGGGTTTGCGGTGCAGCAGCTCTTCCAGCTGCAGGATTTTGGCCGTGCTCATTACCCGCTCGTGAACGGTCTCTTTAGCAGTGTTGGCCAGCTTTAGGCCAAAGGCCATGTTGTCGTAGACGGTCATGTGCGGGTAGAGCGCGTAGGACTGAAACACCATGCCGACGCCGCGCTCGCGGGGGGGTAGGTCGTTCACCACGGTGCCGCCAATGTTCAGGTCGCCATCGGTGATCGATTCGAGCCCTGCAATCAGGCGCAGTAGGGTGGATTTACCGCAGCCGGAGGGACCCACGAACACGACGAACTCGCCGTCGCCAATGGAAAGATCGACGTCTTTGATGATGTGGTCGCGGCCAAATACCTTGTTGACCTTTTCAAGCGTAACACTTGCCATGGTAACTCCTTGCCGACCTCGACCTGAGCGGGTCGGCTATCGTTATTAACTGTTATGGGCGGCGTTTAGGCAACCTGCATAAAGGCGGCTTGGTACGCGGGCAGCGTGAGTGTGCTGCCGTCTCGCGTGGCGGTAAAATGGGCGACCGGCAAGTCGCTGGCGACCTCCACGGGCAGGGTGGTTTGCTGCTCTTGCCCGGTCAGGTTGAAAACACATAGCAAGATCTCGTCGCCTTTTTGACGGGTAAAGCCGAGCAGGTCGTCACCGACGTCGACCAACGATAAATCGCCATCGAAGAGGGCGGGGTGGCGGCGGCGGAACGCCAGCAGGGCGCGTACGGTATTGAGTGTGGCGTTGGGGTCGTCTTGCTGGCGGCTCACCGCCAAATCCAAGTGACGAGCTTCCATGGGCAGCCACGGCTCTACTGGCGAGAAGCCACCCTGATCGCCGTCGGTCCAGGGCATGGGCGTGCGGCAGCCGTCGCGGCCTTTGAACTCGGGCCACAGCACTTTGCCGTAGGGGTCTTGAATGCGCTCGAAGGGCACGTCCGCTTCCGGTAGGCCCAGCTCTTCGCCTTGGTACAGGCACACGCTGCCGCGCAGTGAGAACAGCATGGCCAGCATCACTTTTGGGTAGGCGTGGGGGTCTTCCTCAGCGCCCCAGCGGGTCGCACTGCGCACCACGTCGTGGTTGGACGTGGCCCAGCAAGGCCAGGCGTCGCCCGCCAAGCGTTGGAAGCGTTCGATCACTTCGCGCAGGTAGCTGGCGGAGTGGGGCATGTTGAGCAGGTCGAAGGTGTACGCCATGTGCAGCTTATCGCCACCGGCAGTGTATTCGGCCATGCGTTCTAGCGGATTATCGTCGCCAATCTCACCCACGGTGGTGGTGCCGGGGTACTCATCCATCAGCGCACGCAGGTCTTTGAGGAAGTCCAGATTTTCCGGCCGGCTGAGGTCGTAGACATGGCGCTGCCAGGTGTAGGGGTTCGCTTCCGGTGCCCCCAGGGTTTTGGCTTCGCCTGTCGGTACCGGCGGGTTGTCCCGCAGTTCGGCGTCGTGGAAGTAGAAGTTGACCGTATCCAAGCGGAAGCCGTCTACGCCCAAATCCAGCCAGAAACGCATGTTGTCGAGCTGCGCCTGACGGGCTTCCGGGTGGTGGAAGTTCACGTCCGGCTGGCTGGTCAGGAAGTTGTGCAGATAGTACTGCTGGCGCCGGGAGTCGAAGGTCCACGCCGAGCCGCCAAAAATCGACAGCCAGTTGTTGGGCGGCGTGCCGTCGGGTTTCGGATCGGCCCATACGAACCAGTCGGCTTTAGGATTGGTGCGATTCTGGCGGCTCTCCTGGAACCAGGGGTGCTGATCGGAGGTATGGCTGATCACCTGGTCGATCATCACTTTCAAGCCCAGCGAGTGAGCTTTTTCCAGCAGCGCCTTGAAGTCTTCCAGCGTGCCGAACATGGGGTCTACGTCGCGGTAGTCACTCACGTCATAGCCGAAGTCGAGCATCGGAGAAGTAAAGAAGGGCGATAGCCAGATGCCGTCCACGTTGAGGGAGGCCACGTAATCCAGCTTTTCGGTGATGCCGTTCAGATCGCCTACGCCGTCGCCGCGGCTGTCCAAGAAGCTACGCGGATAGATTTGATAAATAACGCCGCCGCGCCACCACATCATGTTGTCTTGCATTACTGTGTTCCTTAAAAACGGTTGCTGAGTTTGATCAGCGAATTCATGGGACCATGGTGTGAAGGCGGTTAGCCCTTCACGGCACCCGCGGTCAGGCCGGACACGATGCGGCGCTGGAAAATGATGACCAGAATCACCAGCGGTACGGTGACCACGACGGAGGCTGCCATGATCGGCCCCCAGGGCAGTTCGTAGGCACTACCGCCTGACAGAAGGGCAATCGCAACCGGCACCGTGCGCTGCGCATCGGTCAGTGTGAAGGTCAGTGCGAACAGAAACTCGTTCCAGGCGGCGATGAATGCGAGCAGGCCCGTGGTCGCCATGGCGGGCCACATCAGCGGCAGAAATACCTTGGTGATGGTCACCCAGGGCGTTGCCCCATCCATGATCGCCGCCTCTTCCAGCTCCATGGGGAGTTGCTTCATGAAGGTGGTGAGCACCCACACCGTAAAGGGCAGGGTAAAGATGGTGTAGCTGAGAATGAGGCCTGCCGGGTTGTTGTAGAGGTTCAGCGCGCGAATCACTTCGAACAGCCCAGAGAGAACGGCCACTTGAGGGAACATCGACACGCCGAGAATGACCAGCAGCACGGTGGAGCGGCCGCGAAAGCGTACCCGACCCAGCGCGTAAGAAGCGGTGATGCCTAGCAGCAGCGCGATGAATACCACGCTGAACGCGACGATGATCGAGTTGAAGATCGCCCTCACGAAGCTCGATTGGCTAAAGATCTGTGCGTAGTTGTCCAGATTCCAGGTCGAGGGCCATAGCTCCACGCGGAACAGGTCGCTGGAGGGTTTTACCGAGGTAATGACGGCGTAGTAGAACGGGAAGACCGCGTACACCATGATGACGGCAATCAGTGCCCAGAACCCGACGCGTTTCGCTACTTTGGCTAACTGACGGCTGTTCATCAGTCACCTCCCAATTGAATCTGTTTGCGGCCAAGGTAGAGATAAGCCACGGTGGCCAGCGCGATGATCAAGAACAGCAGCGTGGATGCGGCGCTGCCGTAGCCGACGTCCTGAAACTCGACGAGCTGCTGGCGCGCGTAGACCGACATCGACATCGTGCTGGTGGAGTTGGAGGTCAACACGTAGATCACGTCGAAGACCCGCAGGGCATCCAGCAGGCGGAAGATGACCGCCACCATCAGCGCCGGGGTAATCAGCGGTAGCGTGACCTTGAAGAACACGCGCACCGGATGAATGCCATCCACCTCGGCGGCTTCGTAGCAATCTTTGGGCAGCATCTGCAGCGCGGCCAGGACCAACAGAGCCACGAAGGGAATCGTTTTCCACACGTCGACCATGAT includes:
- a CDS encoding alpha-glucosidase family protein; protein product: MQDNMMWWRGGVIYQIYPRSFLDSRGDGVGDLNGITEKLDYVASLNVDGIWLSPFFTSPMLDFGYDVSDYRDVDPMFGTLEDFKALLEKAHSLGLKVMIDQVISHTSDQHPWFQESRQNRTNPKADWFVWADPKPDGTPPNNWLSIFGGSAWTFDSRRQQYYLHNFLTSQPDVNFHHPEARQAQLDNMRFWLDLGVDGFRLDTVNFYFHDAELRDNPPVPTGEAKTLGAPEANPYTWQRHVYDLSRPENLDFLKDLRALMDEYPGTTTVGEIGDDNPLERMAEYTAGGDKLHMAYTFDLLNMPHSASYLREVIERFQRLAGDAWPCWATSNHDVVRSATRWGAEEDPHAYPKVMLAMLFSLRGSVCLYQGEELGLPEADVPFERIQDPYGKVLWPEFKGRDGCRTPMPWTDGDQGGFSPVEPWLPMEARHLDLAVSRQQDDPNATLNTVRALLAFRRRHPALFDGDLSLVDVGDDLLGFTRQKGDEILLCVFNLTGQEQQTTLPVEVASDLPVAHFTATRDGSTLTLPAYQAAFMQVA
- a CDS encoding carbohydrate ABC transporter permease gives rise to the protein MNSRQLAKVAKRVGFWALIAVIMVYAVFPFYYAVITSVKPSSDLFRVELWPSTWNLDNYAQIFSQSSFVRAIFNSIIVAFSVVFIALLLGITASYALGRVRFRGRSTVLLVILGVSMFPQVAVLSGLFEVIRALNLYNNPAGLILSYTIFTLPFTVWVLTTFMKQLPMELEEAAIMDGATPWVTITKVFLPLMWPAMATTGLLAFIAAWNEFLFALTFTLTDAQRTVPVAIALLSGGSAYELPWGPIMAASVVVTVPLVILVIIFQRRIVSGLTAGAVKG
- a CDS encoding ABC transporter ATP-binding protein, with product MASVTLEKVNKVFGRDHIIKDVDLSIGDGEFVVFVGPSGCGKSTLLRLIAGLESITDGDLNIGGTVVNDLPPRERGVGMVFQSYALYPHMTVYDNMAFGLKLANTAKETVHERVMSTAKILQLEELLHRKPKALSGGQRQRVAMGRAMAREPRILLFDEPLSNLDASLRVQMRNEIARLHNRLGSTMIYVTHDQVEAMTLADKIVVLNRGHVEQVGSPHELYQRPATQFVAGFIGSPTMNFMPAELISGAAEGCRVKAAGIGEVSLPQAGDAYSQGTSLTLGVRPEHLRLEAPQGDNCFDIVNVEYLGNEVYVYLEPKAGSTLLIHRSEAPSQWQEGQQVSLVPDTEHVHLFDESGAALTLAKARSAA